Proteins co-encoded in one Dehalococcoidia bacterium genomic window:
- a CDS encoding bifunctional diguanylate cyclase/phosphodiesterase, with the protein MGLIILAMGVLTLVTLSSSLTELRRAQDLLEVANAYDQAVHAGAAAAFHAGNASRTGDLSELEKMRTAIERAFGHIEVVRRIGDEADRSFVDELVRSYAEDAARAEALVSGGSVPLSDAGLSRVASIAAFIQPVADERRDAASRHFASFERRLERQSVITLSSFAAGLPLVAGLFMTARYLERRDSARSARLALMETAAYTDSLTGLGNHRAFQEDLIAAAATTRATDEAFLSVAIIDIDDFKEVNDGGGHALGDQVLRSLAGVIQRTAAGARCYRVGGDEFALIVPGADHSAAGATVQALLSAVRRESLPKISIGFASCRVGECSPQALRDEADTALYEAKHRGKDQAQFFDERLAARRNATSAKMAELRRMIHERHILTAFQPIALVPSRRIFGYEALLRTPEEYGFSGPEEAFEVAVQMGLSRDLDRLCIAQALSDAKALPEDAQLFLNLHPSTLFHAGFSAVDLWCMVKAASIEPSRVTFEVTEQMAAPFEIIVPHITRLRALGFAVALDDVGVGNSGLQMLRATPWDYIKIDRSVTVESRQEASRAVLLAITAFARATGAFVIAEGIDSEEIAESLRSAGPGTDYLVHAIQGYLIGKPKECRAGTSRRQVLRAA; encoded by the coding sequence ATGGGCCTGATCATCCTCGCCATGGGGGTGCTGACCCTCGTCACTTTGTCCAGCAGCCTGACCGAACTAAGGCGCGCGCAGGACCTTCTGGAAGTGGCCAACGCCTACGACCAGGCCGTCCACGCCGGCGCCGCCGCAGCGTTTCATGCCGGCAATGCCTCCAGGACGGGCGACCTCTCGGAGCTCGAGAAGATGCGGACTGCCATCGAGCGCGCCTTCGGGCACATCGAAGTAGTGAGAAGGATCGGCGACGAAGCGGACCGCAGCTTCGTGGACGAACTCGTCCGCAGCTACGCGGAGGACGCCGCTCGAGCAGAGGCCCTCGTCTCAGGGGGGTCGGTGCCCCTCAGCGATGCTGGCCTGAGCAGGGTCGCGAGCATAGCGGCCTTCATCCAGCCCGTGGCGGACGAAAGACGCGACGCTGCGTCCAGGCACTTTGCCTCCTTCGAGAGGCGTCTGGAGAGGCAGTCCGTCATAACGCTCTCGTCGTTCGCAGCGGGCCTGCCTTTGGTTGCCGGCCTGTTCATGACCGCGCGTTACCTCGAGCGGCGAGACAGCGCCCGGAGCGCGCGCCTGGCGTTGATGGAGACTGCCGCCTATACCGACAGCCTTACCGGGCTCGGCAACCATCGTGCCTTCCAGGAGGACCTGATCGCGGCTGCTGCCACGACGCGCGCAACGGATGAGGCCTTCTTGAGCGTGGCGATAATCGACATTGACGACTTCAAGGAAGTCAATGATGGCGGCGGCCACGCCCTCGGCGACCAGGTGCTGCGTAGCCTCGCAGGGGTGATCCAGAGAACGGCTGCCGGCGCGCGCTGCTACCGCGTTGGCGGCGATGAGTTCGCGCTGATAGTGCCCGGCGCGGACCACTCTGCGGCCGGGGCCACGGTCCAGGCCCTCCTCAGCGCTGTCCGACGCGAGTCGCTTCCCAAGATCAGCATTGGCTTCGCCAGCTGCCGCGTGGGCGAGTGCAGCCCTCAGGCCCTACGCGACGAGGCCGACACCGCCCTTTACGAGGCCAAGCATCGCGGCAAGGACCAGGCTCAGTTCTTCGATGAAAGGCTTGCGGCCCGCCGGAACGCCACGAGCGCGAAGATGGCAGAGCTCCGGCGCATGATCCACGAGCGCCACATCCTCACTGCGTTTCAGCCGATCGCCCTGGTGCCGAGCCGCCGCATCTTCGGCTACGAGGCCCTACTGCGGACACCGGAGGAGTACGGCTTCTCCGGGCCGGAGGAGGCTTTCGAGGTAGCCGTACAGATGGGCCTGTCCCGTGACCTCGACCGCCTCTGCATAGCGCAGGCCCTGAGCGACGCGAAAGCCCTGCCCGAGGACGCTCAACTCTTCCTGAACCTCCATCCCTCGACCCTTTTCCACGCCGGGTTCTCCGCGGTCGACCTCTGGTGCATGGTCAAAGCGGCCTCGATCGAACCATCCAGAGTGACCTTTGAGGTGACCGAGCAGATGGCCGCGCCTTTCGAGATCATCGTGCCGCACATCACGCGCTTACGCGCGCTGGGATTCGCCGTCGCCCTGGATGACGTAGGCGTCGGCAACTCCGGCCTGCAAATGCTGCGCGCTACTCCCTGGGACTACATCAAAATCGACCGCTCCGTCACGGTGGAAAGCCGCCAGGAGGCGAGCAGAGCGGTGCTCCTCGCCATCACCGCCTTTGCGCGCGCGACCGGCGCCTTCGTCATCGCTGAAGGCATAGACTCTGAGGAGATTGCGGAGTCGCTGCGGAGCGCGGGGCCGGGCACGGACTATTTGGTGCACGCCATACAGGGGTATCTCATCGGAAAACCGAAGGAGTGCCGGGCCGGGACGTCGCGCCGGCAAGTCCTGCGCGCGGCGTAG